From Pseudomonas hefeiensis, one genomic window encodes:
- a CDS encoding bifunctional prephenate dehydrogenase/3-phosphoshikimate 1-carboxyvinyltransferase — MIGRLVVVGLGLIGGSFAKGLRESGLCREVVGVDLDPQSRKLAVELGVVDRCEDDLAIACQGADVIQLAVPILAMEKLLARLASMDLGQAILTDVGSAKGNVVRAATDAFGGMPARFVPGHPIAGSEQSGVEASNAELFRRHKVILTPLDQTDPAALAVVDRLWRELGADVEHMQVERHDEVLAATSHLPHLLAFGLVDSLAKRNENLEIFRYAAGGFRDFTRIAGSDPVMWHDIFLANREAVLRTLDTFRSDLDALRDAVDAGDGHQLLGVFTRARVAREHFSKILARRAYVDAMNSNDLIFLAQPGGSLSGRIRVPGDKSISHRSIMLGSLAEGVTEVEGFLEGEDALATLQAFRDMGVVIEGPHHGRVTIHGVGLHGLKPAPGPIYLGNSGTSMRLLSGLLAAQDFDSTLTGDASLSKRPMNRVANPLREMGAVIETAAEGRPPMTIRGGNKLKGLTYTMPMASAQVKSCLLLAGLYAEGKTTVTEPAPTRDHTERMLRGFGYPVTVNGATASVESGSKLTATHIEVPGDISSSAFFLVAASIAEGSDLVLEHVGINPTRTGVIDILRLMGADITLENQREVGGEPVADLRVRAAKLKGIEIPEALVPLAIDEFPVLFVAAACAEGRTVLTGAEELRVKESDRIQVMADGLIALGVKCQPTPDGIIIDGGQIGGGEVHGHGDHRIAMAFSVASLRASAPIRIHDCANVATSFPNFLALCAQVGIRVAQEAQS, encoded by the coding sequence ATGATCGGTCGCCTGGTGGTGGTCGGTCTGGGGTTGATCGGCGGCTCGTTCGCCAAAGGCCTGCGCGAAAGCGGTCTGTGTCGTGAAGTGGTGGGTGTCGACCTGGATCCGCAGTCGCGCAAGCTGGCGGTGGAGCTGGGGGTGGTCGATCGCTGCGAGGACGACCTGGCGATCGCTTGCCAGGGCGCGGACGTTATCCAGTTGGCCGTGCCGATCCTGGCCATGGAGAAACTGCTGGCGCGCCTGGCGAGCATGGACCTGGGGCAAGCGATTCTCACGGATGTCGGCAGTGCCAAGGGCAATGTCGTGCGGGCGGCCACCGACGCTTTCGGCGGGATGCCGGCGCGCTTTGTGCCCGGTCATCCGATTGCCGGTTCCGAGCAGAGCGGGGTGGAAGCCTCCAACGCAGAGCTGTTTCGTCGCCACAAAGTAATACTGACGCCATTGGACCAGACCGATCCGGCTGCGCTGGCGGTGGTGGATCGCCTGTGGCGCGAGCTGGGGGCGGACGTCGAGCACATGCAGGTCGAGCGTCACGATGAAGTATTGGCTGCCACCAGCCATTTGCCGCACCTGCTGGCGTTCGGCCTGGTGGATTCATTGGCCAAACGCAATGAAAATCTCGAGATCTTCCGTTACGCTGCCGGCGGTTTCCGCGATTTCACGAGAATCGCTGGTAGCGACCCGGTCATGTGGCACGACATCTTCCTCGCCAACCGCGAAGCTGTCCTGCGCACACTCGATACATTTCGCAGCGACCTCGACGCCTTGCGCGACGCGGTCGATGCAGGGGACGGGCACCAATTGCTGGGCGTTTTCACGCGCGCCAGGGTGGCCCGCGAGCATTTCAGTAAAATCCTGGCCCGTCGGGCCTATGTGGACGCTATGAACTCCAATGATCTGATTTTCCTGGCACAACCTGGTGGCTCCCTGAGTGGGCGTATTCGTGTACCGGGCGATAAATCGATTTCCCACCGTTCGATCATGCTCGGCTCCCTGGCCGAAGGCGTGACCGAAGTAGAAGGCTTTCTCGAAGGTGAAGACGCCCTGGCGACGCTGCAAGCGTTCCGCGACATGGGTGTGGTCATCGAAGGCCCGCACCACGGTCGCGTGACCATCCATGGTGTTGGCCTGCACGGCCTCAAGCCGGCCCCGGGCCCGATCTATCTGGGCAATTCCGGTACATCGATGCGCCTGCTGTCCGGCCTGCTGGCCGCTCAGGACTTCGACAGCACCCTGACCGGTGACGCTTCGCTGTCCAAGCGGCCGATGAATCGCGTGGCCAATCCCCTGCGGGAAATGGGCGCGGTGATCGAGACGGCGGCCGAAGGTCGTCCGCCAATGACCATTCGCGGTGGCAACAAGCTCAAGGGCCTGACCTACACCATGCCGATGGCCAGCGCCCAGGTGAAATCCTGCCTGCTGTTGGCTGGGCTCTATGCCGAAGGCAAGACCACTGTCACCGAGCCGGCCCCGACCCGCGACCACACCGAGCGCATGCTGCGCGGCTTCGGCTACCCGGTCACGGTCAACGGTGCCACAGCCTCGGTAGAGTCCGGCAGCAAATTGACTGCGACCCACATTGAAGTGCCGGGCGATATCTCGTCCTCGGCGTTTTTCCTGGTGGCCGCGTCGATTGCCGAAGGCTCTGATCTGGTGCTCGAGCATGTGGGCATCAACCCGACCCGTACCGGCGTGATCGACATCCTGCGGCTGATGGGCGCTGACATCACCCTGGAAAACCAGCGTGAAGTGGGCGGCGAGCCAGTTGCAGACCTGCGCGTACGAGCAGCTAAACTCAAGGGTATCGAGATTCCCGAAGCGCTGGTGCCGCTGGCCATCGACGAATTCCCGGTGCTGTTCGTGGCGGCGGCCTGTGCTGAAGGGCGCACCGTGCTGACCGGCGCCGAAGAGCTTCGGGTCAAGGAATCGGATCGTATCCAGGTGATGGCTGACGGCCTGATCGCGTTGGGCGTGAAATGCCAGCCGACGCCGGACGGCATCATCATCGACGGCGGCCAGATCGGCGGCGGCGAAGTCCATGGTCACGGTGATCACCGTATCGCCATGGCCTTCAGTGTTGCGTCTTTGCGCGCCAGTGCGCCGATCCGCATCCATGATTGCGCCAACGTCGCGACGTCGTTCCCGAACTTCCTGGCGCTGTGTGCCCAGGTCGGTATTCGAGTAGCACAAGAGGCACAGTCGTGA
- the cmk gene encoding (d)CMP kinase, with the protein MNIKAPVITIDGPSGSGKGTIAGILAKQLGWNLLDSGALYRLLAFAAANHGVDLTNEELLKALAAHLDVQFIAATDGQLQRIILEGDEVSNVIRTESVGAGASQVAALPAVREALLQRQRAFQEPPGLVADGRDMGTVVFPDAPLKIFLTASAEERARRRYLQLKGKGEDVSLSSLLDEIRARDERDTQRAVAPLKPAADAIQLDSTELSIDQVLQRIMSEIAIRDIAG; encoded by the coding sequence GTGAACATCAAGGCACCGGTCATCACCATCGATGGCCCAAGCGGTTCAGGCAAGGGCACCATCGCCGGAATACTGGCCAAGCAATTGGGCTGGAACCTGCTCGATTCGGGTGCCTTATATCGCCTGTTGGCGTTCGCCGCCGCCAATCATGGCGTCGATCTGACCAACGAAGAGTTGCTCAAGGCTCTGGCTGCGCATCTGGACGTGCAGTTCATCGCGGCGACCGACGGTCAGCTGCAGCGCATCATTCTGGAGGGTGACGAAGTCAGCAATGTCATTCGTACCGAAAGCGTGGGTGCCGGGGCTTCCCAGGTCGCCGCGCTGCCGGCGGTGCGCGAGGCGTTGCTGCAGCGCCAGCGCGCCTTTCAGGAGCCGCCAGGATTGGTCGCCGATGGGCGCGACATGGGTACCGTGGTGTTTCCCGATGCCCCGCTGAAGATTTTTCTCACCGCCAGCGCCGAGGAGAGGGCTCGCCGGCGATATTTGCAGTTGAAGGGCAAAGGTGAGGATGTTAGTCTGTCGAGTCTGCTAGATGAGATCCGTGCACGCGACGAGCGTGATACCCAGCGCGCAGTAGCCCCGCTCAAGCCGGCGGCTGACGCGATACAGCTGGATTCCACGGAGTTGTCCATCGATCAGGTGTTGCAACGCATCATGAGCGAGATCGCCATTCGCGATATCGCCGGGTGA